Proteins encoded together in one Diabrotica undecimpunctata isolate CICGRU chromosome 3, icDiaUnde3, whole genome shotgun sequence window:
- the LOC140436027 gene encoding uncharacterized protein, producing the protein MKRLYSIARASNKASKDLTYVLQIKGADGRVLRTGVEIKQKSYEYLSKFLNEKHQRSDKACATPNKNVIPEITREEVIKTLNRSMNGKALGPDGIPVEVWKALGEKGIDILWQMVSKIHEEERIPNAWRESMMVSFYKDKGGIQDTIKG; encoded by the coding sequence ATGAAGaggttatacagcattgctaGAGCAAGCAACAAGGCGTCAAAGGACTTGACCTATGTGCTGCAGATTAAGGGTGcggatggaagagtgttaagaacAGGTGTTGAAATCAAACAAAAATCGTATGAATACTTGAGTAAGTTTCTAAATGAAAAACATCAGAGGAGTGACAAAGCATGCGCGACCCCAAATAAGAATGTAATACCGGAAATAACGAGAGAAGAAGTTATCAAGACGTTAAATAGGAGTATGAACGGTAAGGCTTTAGGACCTGATGGAATACCTGTGgaggtttggaaggctctaggaGAAAAAGGGattgatattttgtggcaaatggTGAGTAAGATACATGAGGAAGAAAGGATTCCCAATGCATGGAGAGAGAGTATGATGGTATCATTCTATAAAGATAAAGGGGGCATTCAGGATACTATAAAGGGATAA